In Candidatus Baltobacteraceae bacterium, the DNA window CGCGCCGCGGCAATCGTTCGATCTCGCCGAGACGTTCGCGATGGTGATAGATCTCGTGCGCGAGCGCGAGCGTCACGAACTCCCCGATCTGCTCGACCGCCAGCGCTTCGATGACGCGCGTATTTAAGCGGATCGTCGGACCGGCGGGATCGTACTCCGATCGCAGCGCGTCGGCGCTCCAATCCCCCAGGTCGGCGAACTCGACGGCGACGCCGTACTCGCGCACGAGCCGCATTGCGCGGTTCACAGCATGACCCCGTCGGCGACGAGCGTTTCGCGCAGGAGCCGCGGATCGAGGTTTCGCAGAGACACCGCACGTTGATTCGCTAGCGCGGCGGCGGTTCCGGCCGCCTGGCCGAGCGTCATGACCGTCGGCGTGAGCCGCGTCGATGCGAGCGCTTCGTGCGTGGTGGAGATGCAGCGCCCGGCAACGAGCAATCGTTCGACGCTCGCCGGTACCATGCAGCGGTAGGGAATCTCGTAACTCTCGCCGGCCGGCAGACGGTGCGTGGTCGTGCCGCTGCCGGCGGGATTGTGAATATCGATCGGATAGGCGCTGCGCGCCACGGCGTCGTCGAATCGGCGCGCCTCCAACACGTCTTCGCGCGTGAGCGTGTAGGCGCCGACGATGCGTCGAGATTCGCGAATCCCGATCTGCGTCGCCGTTGCCGCCAGACGACAGTTTTCGAATCCCGGCACGCGTTTGCGAAAGAACTCGAGCAACTGCATCACTTGCATCCGCGATTCGACTTCGGCTCGCGTCAGATCGTCGGGATCGAGCGGATCGATATTGGTGACGCGCGTCATGTTGACGCTGACCTCGTCCTCGTACGGCGTGATGAAGAACGAGACGAGTTCGCGCGGAATCGAAACGTCGCCCTCGTTTTGTGCCGTTTGCCACAGCTCGTAGAGTCCCGCCACCGCCGTCAGGGCGTGCGCCGTGCGTTCGTGCGCCTTCAACGAGGTGCGCATTTGATCGGGATGCATGCGCACGTAGGTTGCGGTTTTCGCTAGGTCGACGTGACTCAAACGAAACATCAAGCTCGCCGGCTGCACGCGGCCGCGCGCGTCGCCCTGCTGCGTCGCGACGCCCGCCGACGCCGCAACGTAGGCGTCGGCCGTGGAGTCGATCGTCAGCCGAGCGTGGTACTCGCGCACGCCGGCGACCGTCGCGAAACGAGCGCCGCGCACCTCGACCGGTCCGTCGTTCGTGCGACCGGCGATCGCGTCCAAAAAATACGCGTGCAACAGCAGATCCACGTTCGACTCGCGCATGAGTTCGAAGAGCAGCGCCTTATGAACTTCGGGATCGAACGGCGTGATCGTCGGCACGTAATCCGAAGAATCGTGCAAGTGGCCCGGGGAACCGCCCATGCGCTGCAAG includes these proteins:
- a CDS encoding FAD-dependent oxidoreductase gives rise to the protein MRDYDVMVIGGGNAGCAAALAAARHGARTLLVERYGFLGGTATASMVGPWMTFHSGSKRIVGGIAQEIVERLQRMGGSPGHLHDSSDYVPTITPFDPEVHKALLFELMRESNVDLLLHAYFLDAIAGRTNDGPVEVRGARFATVAGVREYHARLTIDSTADAYVAASAGVATQQGDARGRVQPASLMFRLSHVDLAKTATYVRMHPDQMRTSLKAHERTAHALTAVAGLYELWQTAQNEGDVSIPRELVSFFITPYEDEVSVNMTRVTNIDPLDPDDLTRAEVESRMQVMQLLEFFRKRVPGFENCRLAATATQIGIRESRRIVGAYTLTREDVLEARRFDDAVARSAYPIDIHNPAGSGTTTHRLPAGESYEIPYRCMVPASVERLLVAGRCISTTHEALASTRLTPTVMTLGQAAGTAAALANQRAVSLRNLDPRLLRETLVADGVML